DNA from Geobacter sulfurreducens PCA:
GGTAGTTGGAGACGAGGCTGACCCCTTCGATGACGATGTCGTAGACCACCCACTTGCCGCCCTTGAGCATGAGGCGGTAGTCGAGAGAGTACTCGTCGCGCCGGGCGGTGACGATCTTGCTCCTGACCTCGGCATAGTCGCCGTCGATGGCCTCCTTCAGGTAAACCACCTTCTCCTGGTTGTAGGACTCGATCTTGCCGGCGTAGGAGTTCTCCAGCAGATTTTCGAAGAGATCCACGAACTCCTTCTTCTCGGCGGCGTTCCGATCGCGCCAGTGGCGCGCCATGGCCCGCTGGGCCATTTCGGCGGAATCGAACACCGTGCCGATGGCCCGCTTGATCTCCTGGCGGCGCCGTTTTTCGTTCTGGGGCTTTTTCAGTTCCTTGTCCGAGACGATTTTGATGACGTCGTCAACGGTCTTCTTCACCGTTTCGGTGGGCGAGGGCTGGGCCAGGGCGGTGCCGGAGACGGCCAGGGTGACGAAGAGGATGGGAAGCAGGATCCATTTCATGGAGCAGAGACCTCCTGGTGCTCAGTTAAGCGGCGCCTGGCCCACGGCGTGGTCGAGCCGGGCCAGGGCCATGTTCTGGTTGTAGATGGCCTGGAAGTAGGCGGCGCGCATGCGGGCGTAGTTCTGGAGCCCGTCGAAGATCTCCTGGGCCGGTCCGACGCCGAAGTCATAGTTGGCCACGGAGGCCACCACCCAGCGCTTGGCGTTGGTGTACGCCTCTTTCATGGCGGTGGCGCTCGCCTCGGCCTCCCTGGCTTCGAGCCACGCCTTGCGGATCTGGAGCGGGATGAACTCGTCGGCGTAGGCCTTGGTGGAGAGGAGCCGGTTGTACTGGGCCCGTTCGCCCGCCACCTTGGCGCCGGTGATGCCGAAGTCAAGCTTCCACTTTACCCCCAGGGCGATGCCGGCCCAGACGTGGTTGAAATCGTCGGGCACAAAGGGATTGTCGATTCGGGTCCGCTTGTCGGCGTAGGCGGCAGAGACGTAGCCCCCCAGGAAGAGGTCGGGCCAGTAGTTGGCCTTTGCCGCCTCCACCAGGGCTTCGCGGGCCTTGATCCCCTCGTTGAGCTGGCGGAACTCCGGCCGCCGGGTCCGGGCCTCTTCCACGTAGGCAGTCAGGTCGCCCAGGGTGGCGCCGGCGGGCTGAAGCCGTTCGGCGTCGATGTCGACCGCTTCGGCGGGCGAGAGCCCCATGCGGGTCTTGAGGGCGGCCAGGGCAAGCTGCTCGCCTTTGGTGGCCTCCTCCAGGTATTTGGCCACTTCGCCCCGGAAGGCGTCGAGCTTGTAGATGTCCAGTTCGTCGGCGTTGGGGGATCCCTTGTCGATCAGCTTGCGGGCCTTGGTCTTGGCGTCGTCCAGAATGTCGCGCGTCTCCAGGACCAGTTCCCTCAGCTCCCGGGCCAGGAGGATGCCGTAGTAGTATTCCTTGACCTGGAGCGCCACGTCGGTGCCCTTCTGGTCCTTCTTGGCCCGGTCAACCTCGATGCCGTGGCTGGCGGCCTTCATGTTCTCGGAAATCTTGCCGAAGGTGTAGAGGGGCTGGACCAGGGTTGCGTCGCCCCGCTGGAACCAGGTCCAGCGCTCGGTGTCGTTGATGCCGTCCGGCGAGTAGACCTGGTTGCCCCGTGCCTGGGGCACTGGTCCGATGAGGCCCAGGAATTCGATCTGGGGATAGCGGTGGGCCTTGGCCTCGTCCAGCTTGGCCGAGGTGGCGTCGATGTCCGCCTGGGCCTCGCCCAGTTCAGGGGCGGCGGTGAGCGCCTTTTTGATGCAGTCGTCGAGGGTGAGCTTCGTCCCGGCGCCGGCGTCGGCGCCCCACGCCGCTGCCAGCGGCAGGAGCGTTACGGCCAGTGCGAGAGCCGTCCGTCTGAGTGCCTTCATGGTTGGTCCCTCCGTCAGGTGTCCGGATGAATTCTGCGTCCCGTTTTATTCGACGTTCCCGTGGATGTACTTGCTCAGGAGCTCTTCCAGGTCCACGGTCGATTCCGTGTCGCGGATGCGGCCGCCGTCGGCCAGCAGCTTGTCCGCCCCCCCCGGCTTGAGCTTGATGAATTTGTCGCCGATGATGCCGCTGGTCCGAACCGAGGCGATCACGTCGTCCTGGAGCTTGACGCCGTCCCTGATCCTCAGGTAGACCCGTGCCCGGTCGTTGGAGGAGTCGAGCTCGATCCGGTCGACCCGACCGACCTCCACCCCGGCTATTTCGACGGTGGCGCCTTTTTTGAGGCCCGATACCGAGTCGAAATCCGCGGAGACCTGATAGTGGTCCCCCCCCAGCAACTCCATCTGTCCCAGCCTTACGGAGAGCCAGGCAAGGCAGATGATGCCGACCAGGACAAATATGCCTACTATCAATTCGAGAGTGACTCTTTTCATGGGCCTACCTTTTTAGATGAACTGAATGGGGCCTTCGAGGCTGCCGCTGATGAACTGCCGCACCACCGGATGCTCCGAGCGCCGGATATCCTCCGACGTGCCCTGCTCGATGATCTTTCCCCGGTACAACATCGCCACGTTCTCGGAGATGTCGAAGATCTCCGGGATTTCGTGGGAAACGATGACCGCCGTGTAACCGAACCGCTCGTGGGTCTCCCGGATCAGCTCATGGATGGCCCGGCAGATGATGGGGTCGAGTCCGGTGGTCGGCTCGTCGAACAGGATGATCCGCGGGTTCAGGAGCAGGGCCCGCGCCAGCCCCACCCGCTTCTTCATGCCTCCGGACAGTTCGTCGGGGAATTTCTTGTCCACATTCCTGAGCCCCACGTGCTCAAGCGCATCGTGGACCCGGTCGCTGATCTCCGAGCGGCTCAGATGGGTCTTCTCCTCCAGGGGGAAGGCCACGTTCTCGAACACGGTCAGGGAGTCGAACAGGGCCGCGTTCTGGAACAGCATGCCGAACTTCTCCCAGACACGGTTCATCTGGTAGCGGCGCATGGTGGTGATGTTCTCGCCTTCCACGAACACCTCGCCCCGGTCCGGTTTCATGAGGCCGATCATGTGCTTGAGCAGCACGCTCTTTCCCTCGCCGCTGGGGCCGATCACCGCGGTGATCTTCCCTTCAGGGATCTCCATGGTGAGGCCGTCGAGCACCACTTGGCTGCCGAATGATTTATGGACGTCAACGAGTCTGATCATGGCCTATAACATAACTGAAGTCAGGAAGTAGTCCCAGATGAGCACCAGCACCGACGACATGACCACCGCCTCGGTGGTGGCCCGCGAAACCCCCTCGGCGCCGTGGCTGGCGTGATATCCCTTGTAGCAGCAGACCCAGGCGATGATGCCTCCGAAGGAAAACGATTTCACGATGCCGGACCAGACGTCCTTCCACTCCACGCTCCGCTCCATCTCGGAGAAGTAGGCGCCCGGGTTGACTCCCAGCAGTTTCACCCCCACCACGTAACCGCCGTAGATGCCGACCACGTCGAAGATGGCGCAGAGAAGCGGCAGTGCAATCAGAGCTGCCAGGATCTTGGGGGAAACCAGATACTTGAATGGCTCCAGGGCCATGGTCTTCAGGGCATCGATCTGTTCGGTGATCTTTTTAATGCCGATCTCGGCGGTAATGGCGCTGCCGGCCCGGCCAACCACCATGAGGGCCGAGAGGACCGGCCCCAGCTCCCGGATGAGGGAGAGGGCCACGGCCGAGCCGAGCATTCCCTCGGAGCCGAATTTTGCCAGGGTGTAGTACCCCTGGAGACCCAGCACCATCCCCGTGAAGGCGGCGGTCAGGACGATGACGAAGAGCGATTTGGCGCCGATGAAGTGGATCTGCTTGTAGATGTGGATCGGCTTGCCGGGCCTGATCACGATGTTGACGAGGGCATAGGTGAGGAAGATGAGCATCTTCCCCATCTCCCTCACCACGAAGAGGGTGAGGGCGCCGATCTTTTCAATGGATGATACCAGCAAGGAACGCTCCGGATGTGAGGTTGACGGGTCACAGTATACGCACAAACCGCGCAAAGTAAAGCATTAGAGCTCGTTCATCACGGCCTGCGGGGGGTGACGCCTCACAGGATGAAGTCCGTTGAGAGGAAGGTGGAGCGCCGCTCTCGCACGATGTCGGTGATGATTTCCTTGTTGATTTCGTGGTTTCGTGCCGCCACCAGGGTCCGGAGCGAGAAGGCGCGCAGGGCGTCCGACACCGACAGGGTCCCAACGGCCGAGTCCTTGCGGCCGGTGAAGGGGAAGACATCGGGACCCCGCTGGCACTGACTGTTGATGTTGACCCGTGACACCTGGTTCACCAGATGGTCGATGAGCGGTGCCAGCAGGGCGCTGTTGCGGCCGAAGATGCTTACCTGCTGGCCGTAGTCCGATTCGCGGATGGCGCGGATCGGCTCCTCGATGTCGGTGAACGGGACTATTGGCACTACCGGTCCGAACTGCTCCTCGGTGTAGAGGCGCATCCCCGGCGCCACTGGATAGACCAGGGCCGGGTGGAAGTAGGTGCCGGTGACCGTGCCGCCCCCCTCGTTCACCACCGCTGCCCCGCGGGCCGAGGCATCGGCCAGCAGTTCCTCCAGGTAGGCGGTCTTCCCCTCCTCGGGCAGGGGGGTGATCATCACCCCCGCTTGCCAGGGCATGCCGGTGCCGATGGCCGACAGGGCCCGGGAAAAGAGGGCAATGAACTGCTGCGCCACGGATTCGTGGACAAAGAGGAGCTTCAGGGCCGTGCAGCGCTGGCCGTTGAAGGCGAGGCTGCCGGCCAGGCATTCCTCCACCGCCAGGTTGAGATCGGCGTCAGGCAGGACGATGGCGGGGTTTTTCGCTTCGAGCCCCAGGACCAGCCGGAGTCGGTTGGGGCGGGGATGATCCTTCAGCAGTGTATTGGCCGCCTTGCTCGTGCCGATGAAGGCCAGCACGTCGATCCGGCCGGACCGCATCAGGGTGGGGGTCAGGGCACGTCCGGCGCCGAGCAGTACGTTTACCACCCCCGGAGGGAACGCCTCGCGCAGGGCGGCCAGGAGCGGCGCGAACAGGAGCACCCCGTGGCGCGGGGGCTTCATGACCACCGTGTTCCCCATGATCAGGGCCGGGATCAGGGTGGTGAAGGTCTCGTTGAGGGGATAGTTGTAGGGCCCCATGCAGAGGGCCACCCCAAGCGGGCCCCGGCGGATCTGGCCGATGATCCCTTGCTCGATCACGAAGCGGGAGGAGACCCGGTCCAGCTCCTTGAGGGCGTCGATGGTGTCGGTGATGTAGACGACGGTCCGGTCGAATTCCTTTTCCGCATCGGAACGGGTCTTGCCGATCTCCCACATGATCAGCCGGACCACTGCTTCCCTCTGTTCCTTCATGAGGGACGCGAAGTGCTGTACATGCCGGATCCGGTCGGCCACTCCCATGGTGGGCCACCGTCCCCTGCCGCAGTCGTAGGCCGCGGTGGCGGCATCGAGGGCGGCATGGGCGTCGGCCTCGCCCATGAGAGGGAAGCTTCCGATCCGTACGCGCTCGGGGCCGCCGGGTGTCCGGACGCAGACCGGGGAGAATACATCCTGAACGGCCCCCTGCCAGTGGCGGAGCTCGCCGTTCAGCAGGTAGTCCCGCAGTTCCACCGGAGCGGACAGGAGCTGCTGGGGAGGGATTTCATCCGGGGAAGGGAAGAAGGTGGGGATGCGTTCCGCGATGGACATGGGGCGTTTCCTCCTGGCGCGTGGTATGCTGAAAGAAGTTTAATCAGTTTCAGCGGGGAAGCAAGGAGGTATACGGTACGGAATCCCGGCGGGGAGGGCCGGCGGTGTTATCAGTTCTGTACTCCGTTCGCCTTTTTCACGATCGCCATGACGTCGCGGAGGTCGATTTTCCCGTCCGGACAGGGGGCGCCGTTGATGCGGGGGTAGACGTCGCCCCGAGTGGCCTGCTCGTCGGTGGGGGTGGCTTGGCCGACGGCTATCCGGAGCGCCGCAAGGGCATCCTGGATGGTGACCGCGCCGTCGCCGTTCAGGTCGCCGTCACTATCCCGGGAGAGGGTCATGCAGCGGTACATGCCGCTGGGGTCCTCCTCCAGCGCAGTCGCCCGGCCGGGCATGAGCGCCGCGGCTGCGAGGAAGACCACCAGGGTCGCACCGACGATTCCGACGGAATACCGAGTGTACTGTTCCATGGCATTTCCTTTTGCATTGGTGACTGTTATACAAAGGTATAAACGAAAACCGGCCATGTGCCAACAGCGAAAATCGAGGGGGCGACCATGGGGCAGCCGATCATCACCAGGGATGCTGGCCGTTATTTTCTGACCGACCGGATCAGGCACGAGGTGGACTGGTGGAACACTCCCCAGGCCCGGGGGGAGGAGCCGCCGCCGGTCCAGAAGCCCGTTGCGCCGGGGGCGATGGTGATCCCGCTGCCGCCTCCCGCGACTTGGGGGATTCCGCCCTGCAGCCTGGCGGATGGCATTGCCCGGCGCGAGAGTAGGCGCCGGTTCCGGGCGGTGCCCCTGACACCGGAAGAGCTGGCGTTTTTGCTCTGGGCCACCCAGGGTGTGCGCGCGCGGCTCAACGAGGCGGCGGTGCTCCGCACTGTCCCGTCTGCGGGGTGCCGCCATCCGTTCGAAACGTACCTGGCGATCCTCTCCGTCACGGGGATCGAGCCGGCCGTCTATCGCTATCTCCCCCTCGATCATGCCCTGGTTCTGGAGCGGGAGGTCCCCGATCTCGCCGCCACCGTAACCGCGGCCGCCCACGGTCAGCGCTTCGCCGGGGAGGCGGCCGTTACCTTTGTCTGGACGGCGATTCCCGCCCGCACCGAATGGCGCTATGCCGAGGCCTCCTACAAGGTGATCGCCCTGGATGCCGGCCACGTCTGCCAGAACCTCTACCTGGCCTGCGAGGCCATCGGCGCCGGCACCTGCGCCATTGCGGCCTACCGCCAGGCTCTGGCGGACGAACTGCTGGGGGTGGACGGCCGGGAGGAGTTCACCGTCTATCTTGCGCCGGTGGGGAAGGTGTGATTGAATCTCTCAACCGACGTGCCGCTGACATACGGGAGGGTACCATGAGGATGATCATCGCGTTTCTGCTCGGCTGCCTCGGCATGTTCCTGACAACGGGGTGCGCCTTTGTCAGCGTGCCGCTCATGAGTGCGCCTCAGCCCCTGGCCGAACAGGTGCTGGAAGGGGAGGGGACGAAAAAGATCCTGATCGTGGACATAAGCGGCGCCATCGGCGATCAGGCCAAGGGGGGCGGCCTGCTGAGCCGGGGAACCCCCTCCACGGTCTCCCTGGTGCGGGAGGTCCTCCTGAAGGCCGAGCGCGATCCCAAGGTGGCCGGGCTGATCCTGCGGATCAATTCGCCCGGGGGGACGGTGACGGCCAGCGACATCATCCGCCACGACCTGCTCGCCTTCAAGGAGCGCCGGAATCTGCCGGTGTCCGCCTGCATCATGGGGATCGGCGCCTCGGGTGGCTACTACGTGGCCACCGCCGCCGACGGGATAACCGCCCATCCCACGGCCCTGACCGGGAGCATCGGGGTGCTGCTCATGACCTTCAACGTGGAGGGATTGCTGGGGAAGGTGGGTGTGGAGGAGAAGACCATCAAGTCGGGCGGGAAAAAGGACCTCCTGTCGCCGTTCCGCCGCGCCACCCCGGAGGAGGAGCGGCTGGTTCAGGGGGTCATCGACCAGTTCCACGGGCGCTTCGTGGACGTGGTCCAGGCCCGGCCGGGGAACCGGCTTTCGCGCCACGACCTGCTCACGCTGGCCGACGGCCGCATCTTCTCCGCCGCCGACGCCCTTGCCGCGGGCCTCATCGACCGGATCGGCTACCTGGACGACGTCATCGCCTCCCTGCGTGACCGCATAGGAGATCCCGACGCCCGGGTTGTCACCTACTTCCGACCCGGCAGCTACCAGGGGAGCATCTATGCGGAGTCGGCAGCCGAGCCGTCCATGGCGGACCTGCTGGGCGGGTTCGACATGACTGGCGGCGGCCAGTTCATGTATCTCTGGCGCCCCTGGTGATCGACAGCCCGCCAGTGGCCGGGCTCAGCGGCGCTCTTCGCCCTGTTCCCGTTCCTTTTCCAGTTCCTGCCGGAGACGCTCCAGCCCCTTGCTGAAGCTTTCGGCATCGCCGAACTCGAAAAAGCGGGGATAGCGGTCATGGGCCGCCTTGATCCTGCGGGCGTGTTTGATGGGGCACCAGTACTGCTCGGTGCGGGCTGAAATCTCCCGCGCGTAGGCGGCCAGCCCGTTGCCGTAGGAGCAGTAGAAGCAGTTGAACTTTTCGATGATGTTCAGGTAGGGGAGATCCTCCCGGTCGAAGATCAGGTAGTCGGCGCGCTTCACTTTCGGAATGCCGTAAACCGGGAAGCAGATGGCCTGGTAGATGAAGAGAAAGAGATCCAGCGCCATGAACGGGATGAACCCGGCGTAGATGATCGGCGCGGTGAGGATGTTCAGGGGGCGCGCCTCGATCAGGTAGCGAAAGAGTCCCGTTTTCAGGCGACGCTGCTGCCGGGCCACCTCTTCGGCGAAGCGGATCCGCTTCTTTTCGATGACAAACTGGAATTCCTCCCGCTTCTGTTTGAACTCCGTTTCCAATTCCTCTTGCAGCTCTTTTATCCTGCGGATCAGTTCGTCGATCTGGTGGGTCATCAAGCTCTCCCTGTTCTCCCCGTGTGATTCTGCACCCTGGCCCTGCTGACCATAGCCGTACTCTCGCCATAAGTCCACCGGTTAATCGGGCGGGAGCGGATGGCCCATCCCTGCGTGGCGCATGCCGGCAAGGCGGCGACAGGAGCCGTGGGGACGTGACGGCCGGAATGGCACATTCGGCTGGAGACGGGGTATCAGTCGAGGGAGAAATAGAAGGTGGCTCCCCGGCCGGGGGCCGACTCGGCGCGGATGGTGCCGCCGTGGCGATGGATGATCCTGGCGACCGTGGCGAGCCCGATGCCGTTTCCTTCGAACTCGGATGCCGGATGGAAGCGCTGGAAGGGGGCGAACAGCCGCTGGGCCTCGCGTATGTCGAACCCGGCGCCGTTGTCCTTTACGTAGTACATGTTTTTTCCCGAACAGTATTCGCAGCCGAATTCCACCTCAGCCCGTTCGTTTCGCGAGGTATACTTCCAGGCGTTGCCCAGGAGATTTTCCAGCACGGTCATGAGGAGTTCGGGATCGGCATTGGCCGGCGGCACATCCTTTACGCTCCAGTCCACCTGCCGCGCCGGCTCTGCCGCGGCCAGCTCGATGCAGATCTCCCGGGCCAGGTGGGCCGGGCGAACCTCCTGGCGCCGCAGTTCATCGCTGCCAACGCGGCTCAGTTCCAGCAATCCGTCGATCATGGACTGCATCCTGCCGGCTGCCGCGGCCACACGTTCCATCAACTCGCGGTGCGCAGGCTCCATGCAGCCACCCCAATCTTCCAGCACTATGTCGACGATCCCGGAGATATGGCGGGCCGGGGCCTTCAGGTCGTGGGAGACAGTGTAGCTGAATGCCTCCAACTCCCGGTTGGCGCTCTCCAGTGCGGCGGTACGATCCGCCACCCGCTGTTCCAGGTCGGAGTTCAACCGCAGGATTTCCTCTTCGGCACGCTTGCGCTCGGTGACATCCTCCACCACCATTATGAAGGAATCGTCGGTGCCACTCCTCCCCCGGACCGGCGAAAACGCGGTATTTGCCCAGACGGTCCGGCCCGTGCCATGGGTGAACCGGAGCTCACGCGTCAACGGCTCCCCTTCAGTGGCGGCCATGGTCGGCATGATCTCCCGGGTGGCGTTGCGGTCCTCCGGGTGCACCAGGGTAAGGCAGTCGAGCCCCGCCAGATCCTCGTCATGGCGACCGGTAATGTCGCAGAAGCGCCGGTTTGTCCTGAGCAGCAGCCCTTCGCGGTCGATGATGGCCATGCCCACCGCCGCCTGCTCGAAAGCCCCCCGGAAACGGTCCTCGCTCTCCCTGAGGCTCTCGGTTTGCCGGTCGATCTCCGCAAGCATAGTGTTGAAGGTTTCGGTGAGCCGGCTCAACTCGTCCTCGTTCGATACCGGCACCAGCCGTTCCTTGCCTTTTTTGCCGCTCAGTTCGTTGATGTGCCGCTCCAGCGCCAGAATGGGGCGGGTCAGGTACTGCATGGAGAGCGAGACCACTACCAGAACACCGAGGATGGCGACCACGGTACTGATGATGAACAGCCGGCGTACCACCTTCACGGGCTCGTAGGCCACTGTGAGCGGATAGCTCGCCGCCACGACCCAATCCTTGCTGCCGAGCTTCGCTACCGATGTCAGAAGGATGTCGCCGTATCGCCCCTTTGTTTCGCGGGTGCCCACGTAGCCCTCCCGGGCGGCGTCGGCCAGGCGCGCAACTTCAGGAACCGCCTTGATCAGGGTGTGCTCCCGTTCCGCATGGATCAGTACCATATGGTTGCGGTCAATGATGCGGATGAACCCCTTGTTGCCCACGGTGATCCGGCCGAACCGGCTCAGGGCGTTTTCCTCGCTCAGGTCAATTCCCCCCAGCAAGGCTCCCTTGAATGATCCGTTTTTCCCGAGGATGGGGCTGATAAAGACGATTTCCCTCAAGTTGGCGGTGCCGGTGCAGCAGGTGGTCAGCTCGGAGATGAGCGGCTTGCGGGTTGCCCTGGCTTTGTTGAAGAAGGCGTGACCGGAGAAGTTTTCCACCCGTCGGACTTCCTGGTTGGTCACTTCTGCCAGGAGGTTGCCGGCGGCATCAACGACGAAGAGGTGATTGTTGAACAGCGTGCGCAGGCCGGTCCGGCTTTCCAGAAACGCCTTGGCGCCCGAGGGGTCGGCCAGTGCTGCGGGCGGGACGACCCGGGCGCTTGCCGTCAGCAACTCCAGCATGGAGCGGAGGGTGCTGTCGATGTCCGTGGCCACGTGGACGACGGTGGCGGTCTGCTGGGCGGCGATGGAGTCGTGGAGGTGCCGCTCCAGGTAGCCCAGCGTGATCCTCGAGGTCACCACCATCAGGATGATTACGAGAATCGACACCAGAATAATGAGTTTTGTCCTGAGTTTCATGGTGGCGTGATTATCGGTGGGACCGCGCCGGTGACGGGCATGCGGCGTATCCTGTCTCTGCCCTGCTGGCCGGATTCCCGAAAATCCAATTCAAAATTCATGTCGGCTCGTTGCCGCATTGTGTGTGTACCATTATAGTTAAGCGCCATAACTTCACAAGAAATAATAATTTTACCTACCCGTTCGTCCGGTTGCAGAGGGTTTGCATCCAGTAGATCGAAGCGGAGAGAGCTTTCCAGTTGCCGAGGCCTCCCTTTCCCGATACCCTGTTCCCTAGAGATTTCCCTATCCGTCACTGAGCAAGGAGAACCGTTCATGCCCACAGCAACTGCCCGTCACATCCTCGTTTCTTCGGAAGCCGAGTGCCTGCAGCTCAAGGCCGAGATCGAGGCCGGCGCCGAATTCGCCGATGTCGCCCGCCAGCATTCCCTCTGCCCCTCACGCGCCCAGGGAGGCGATCTCGGGACCTTTACCCAGGGACAGATGGTAAAGGAATTCGACGATATCGTCTTCTCCGGCGAGATCAACAAGGTGCTCGGTCCGGTCCGGACCCAGTTCGGGTACCATCTCATCGAAATCACCAAGCGCTGGTAACCGAAACGACGCC
Protein-coding regions in this window:
- a CDS encoding MlaC/ttg2D family ABC transporter substrate-binding protein — protein: MKWILLPILFVTLAVSGTALAQPSPTETVKKTVDDVIKIVSDKELKKPQNEKRRRQEIKRAIGTVFDSAEMAQRAMARHWRDRNAAEKKEFVDLFENLLENSYAGKIESYNQEKVVYLKEAIDGDYAEVRSKIVTARRDEYSLDYRLMLKGGKWVVYDIVIEGVSLVSNYRTQFNKIITNQGYAELVKKLRSKNKEISMP
- a CDS encoding TolC family protein, whose protein sequence is MKALRRTALALAVTLLPLAAAWGADAGAGTKLTLDDCIKKALTAAPELGEAQADIDATSAKLDEAKAHRYPQIEFLGLIGPVPQARGNQVYSPDGINDTERWTWFQRGDATLVQPLYTFGKISENMKAASHGIEVDRAKKDQKGTDVALQVKEYYYGILLARELRELVLETRDILDDAKTKARKLIDKGSPNADELDIYKLDAFRGEVAKYLEEATKGEQLALAALKTRMGLSPAEAVDIDAERLQPAGATLGDLTAYVEEARTRRPEFRQLNEGIKAREALVEAAKANYWPDLFLGGYVSAAYADKRTRIDNPFVPDDFNHVWAGIALGVKWKLDFGITGAKVAGERAQYNRLLSTKAYADEFIPLQIRKAWLEAREAEASATAMKEAYTNAKRWVVASVANYDFGVGPAQEIFDGLQNYARMRAAYFQAIYNQNMALARLDHAVGQAPLN
- the mlaD gene encoding outer membrane lipid asymmetry maintenance protein MlaD, whose product is MKRVTLELIVGIFVLVGIICLAWLSVRLGQMELLGGDHYQVSADFDSVSGLKKGATVEIAGVEVGRVDRIELDSSNDRARVYLRIRDGVKLQDDVIASVRTSGIIGDKFIKLKPGGADKLLADGGRIRDTESTVDLEELLSKYIHGNVE
- a CDS encoding ABC transporter ATP-binding protein, which translates into the protein MIRLVDVHKSFGSQVVLDGLTMEIPEGKITAVIGPSGEGKSVLLKHMIGLMKPDRGEVFVEGENITTMRRYQMNRVWEKFGMLFQNAALFDSLTVFENVAFPLEEKTHLSRSEISDRVHDALEHVGLRNVDKKFPDELSGGMKKRVGLARALLLNPRIILFDEPTTGLDPIICRAIHELIRETHERFGYTAVIVSHEIPEIFDISENVAMLYRGKIIEQGTSEDIRRSEHPVVRQFISGSLEGPIQFI
- a CDS encoding MlaE family ABC transporter permease, whose protein sequence is MLVSSIEKIGALTLFVVREMGKMLIFLTYALVNIVIRPGKPIHIYKQIHFIGAKSLFVIVLTAAFTGMVLGLQGYYTLAKFGSEGMLGSAVALSLIRELGPVLSALMVVGRAGSAITAEIGIKKITEQIDALKTMALEPFKYLVSPKILAALIALPLLCAIFDVVGIYGGYVVGVKLLGVNPGAYFSEMERSVEWKDVWSGIVKSFSFGGIIAWVCCYKGYHASHGAEGVSRATTEAVVMSSVLVLIWDYFLTSVML
- a CDS encoding NADP-dependent glyceraldehyde-3-phosphate dehydrogenase; protein product: MSIAERIPTFFPSPDEIPPQQLLSAPVELRDYLLNGELRHWQGAVQDVFSPVCVRTPGGPERVRIGSFPLMGEADAHAALDAATAAYDCGRGRWPTMGVADRIRHVQHFASLMKEQREAVVRLIMWEIGKTRSDAEKEFDRTVVYITDTIDALKELDRVSSRFVIEQGIIGQIRRGPLGVALCMGPYNYPLNETFTTLIPALIMGNTVVMKPPRHGVLLFAPLLAALREAFPPGVVNVLLGAGRALTPTLMRSGRIDVLAFIGTSKAANTLLKDHPRPNRLRLVLGLEAKNPAIVLPDADLNLAVEECLAGSLAFNGQRCTALKLLFVHESVAQQFIALFSRALSAIGTGMPWQAGVMITPLPEEGKTAYLEELLADASARGAAVVNEGGGTVTGTYFHPALVYPVAPGMRLYTEEQFGPVVPIVPFTDIEEPIRAIRESDYGQQVSIFGRNSALLAPLIDHLVNQVSRVNINSQCQRGPDVFPFTGRKDSAVGTLSVSDALRAFSLRTLVAARNHEINKEIITDIVRERRSTFLSTDFIL
- a CDS encoding dockerin type I repeat-containing protein yields the protein MEQYTRYSVGIVGATLVVFLAAAALMPGRATALEEDPSGMYRCMTLSRDSDGDLNGDGAVTIQDALAALRIAVGQATPTDEQATRGDVYPRINGAPCPDGKIDLRDVMAIVKKANGVQN
- a CDS encoding SagB/ThcOx family dehydrogenase, giving the protein MGQPIITRDAGRYFLTDRIRHEVDWWNTPQARGEEPPPVQKPVAPGAMVIPLPPPATWGIPPCSLADGIARRESRRRFRAVPLTPEELAFLLWATQGVRARLNEAAVLRTVPSAGCRHPFETYLAILSVTGIEPAVYRYLPLDHALVLEREVPDLAATVTAAAHGQRFAGEAAVTFVWTAIPARTEWRYAEASYKVIALDAGHVCQNLYLACEAIGAGTCAIAAYRQALADELLGVDGREEFTVYLAPVGKV
- the sppA gene encoding signal peptide peptidase SppA — encoded protein: MRMIIAFLLGCLGMFLTTGCAFVSVPLMSAPQPLAEQVLEGEGTKKILIVDISGAIGDQAKGGGLLSRGTPSTVSLVREVLLKAERDPKVAGLILRINSPGGTVTASDIIRHDLLAFKERRNLPVSACIMGIGASGGYYVATAADGITAHPTALTGSIGVLLMTFNVEGLLGKVGVEEKTIKSGGKKDLLSPFRRATPEEERLVQGVIDQFHGRFVDVVQARPGNRLSRHDLLTLADGRIFSAADALAAGLIDRIGYLDDVIASLRDRIGDPDARVVTYFRPGSYQGSIYAESAAEPSMADLLGGFDMTGGGQFMYLWRPW
- a CDS encoding sensor histidine kinase, yielding MKLRTKLIILVSILVIILMVVTSRITLGYLERHLHDSIAAQQTATVVHVATDIDSTLRSMLELLTASARVVPPAALADPSGAKAFLESRTGLRTLFNNHLFVVDAAGNLLAEVTNQEVRRVENFSGHAFFNKARATRKPLISELTTCCTGTANLREIVFISPILGKNGSFKGALLGGIDLSEENALSRFGRITVGNKGFIRIIDRNHMVLIHAEREHTLIKAVPEVARLADAAREGYVGTRETKGRYGDILLTSVAKLGSKDWVVAASYPLTVAYEPVKVVRRLFIISTVVAILGVLVVVSLSMQYLTRPILALERHINELSGKKGKERLVPVSNEDELSRLTETFNTMLAEIDRQTESLRESEDRFRGAFEQAAVGMAIIDREGLLLRTNRRFCDITGRHDEDLAGLDCLTLVHPEDRNATREIMPTMAATEGEPLTRELRFTHGTGRTVWANTAFSPVRGRSGTDDSFIMVVEDVTERKRAEEEILRLNSDLEQRVADRTAALESANRELEAFSYTVSHDLKAPARHISGIVDIVLEDWGGCMEPAHRELMERVAAAAGRMQSMIDGLLELSRVGSDELRRQEVRPAHLAREICIELAAAEPARQVDWSVKDVPPANADPELLMTVLENLLGNAWKYTSRNERAEVEFGCEYCSGKNMYYVKDNGAGFDIREAQRLFAPFQRFHPASEFEGNGIGLATVARIIHRHGGTIRAESAPGRGATFYFSLD
- a CDS encoding peptidylprolyl isomerase gives rise to the protein MPTATARHILVSSEAECLQLKAEIEAGAEFADVARQHSLCPSRAQGGDLGTFTQGQMVKEFDDIVFSGEINKVLGPVRTQFGYHLIEITKRW